From a single Phragmites australis chromosome 7, lpPhrAust1.1, whole genome shotgun sequence genomic region:
- the LOC133923703 gene encoding LOW QUALITY PROTEIN: agmatine coumaroyltransferase-2-like (The sequence of the model RefSeq protein was modified relative to this genomic sequence to represent the inferred CDS: substituted 1 base at 1 genomic stop codon), which translates to MKITVQSSKAVKPAYGGGGGRVAPATTTDVVPLTVFDKANFDTYISVIYAFRPPAPANAILEAGLAKALAEYREWAGRLGVDANGDRAILLNDEGARFVEATADVTLDSVMPLKPTPXVLSLHPSGDDAVELMLIQVTRFACGSLVVGFTTQHIVADGRATNNFFLAWSQATRGVAVDPVPVRDRESFFTPRDPPLIEFEHRGVEFKPYEKQVDSNDVHIHASDDEVVIQKVHFSREFISKLKSQASAGAHRPYSTLQCVVAHLWRCMTTARGLDEGEATSVCIAVDGRARMSPQVPDGYTGNVVLWARPTATARELVTKPLQHAVELINKEVARINDGYFKSFIDFANSGAVEKERLVATADAAEMVLSPNIEVDSWLRIPFYDLDFGGGRPFFFMPSYLPVEGLLILLPSFVGDGSVDAYVPLFSRNMDTFKKCCYSMD; encoded by the coding sequence ATGAAGATCACCGTGCAGTCGTCCAAGGCCGTCAAGCCTGcctacggcggcggcggcggccgggtcGCTCCGGCCACCACAACCGACGTCGTGCCGCTCACGGTGTTCGACAAGGCCAACTTCGACACGTACATCTCTGTCATCTACGCCTTCCGCCCGCCGGCCCCGGCCAATGCCATCCTCGAGGCGGGGCTTGCCAAGGCGCTGGCTGAGTATCGCGAGTGGGCGGGGCGCCTAGGCGTGGACGCCAACGGCGACCGCGCCATCCTGCTCAACGACGAGGGCGCGCGGTTCGTCGAGGCCACGGCCGACGTCACGCTCGACAGCGTCATGCCGCTCAAGCCCACGCCGTAGGTGCTGAGCCTGCACCCAAGCGGCGACGACGCGGTGGAGCTCATGCTCATCCAGGTCACGCGGTTCGCGTGCGGGTCCCTCGTCGTGGGCTTCACCACGCAGCACATCGTCGCCGACGGCCGCGCAACGAACAACTTTTTTCTCGCGTGGAGCCAGGCCACCCGCGGGGTCGCCGTCGATCCTGTCCCCGTGCGCGACCGCGAGTCCTTCTTCACGCCCCGCGACCCGCCGTTGATCGAGTTCGAGCACCGCGGCGTCGAGTTCAAGCCGTACGAGAAGCAGGTGGACAGCAACGACGTCCACATCCACGCCAGCGACGACGAGGTGGTGATACAAAAGGTCCACTTCAGCCGGgagttcatctccaagctcaagTCACAGGCGTCGGCGGGCGCGCACCGGCCGTACAGCACGTTGCAGTGCGTGGTGGCGCACCTCTGGCGGTGCATGACGACGGCGCGAGGGCTGGACGAGGGCGAGGCAACCAGCGTGTGCATCGCCGTGGACGGGCGCGCGCGGATGAGCCCGCAGGTGCCAGACGGCTACACCGGCAACGTCGTGCTGTGGGCGCGGCCCACCGCCACTGCACGGGAGCTCGTGACGAAGCCCCTGCAGCACGCGGTGGAGCTGATCAACAAGGAGGTGGCCCGGATCAACGATGGCTACTTCAAGTCGTTCATCGACTTCGCGAACTCCGGGGCGGTGGAGAAGGAGCGGCTGGTGGCGACGGCCGACGCGGCGGAGATGGTGCTGAGCCCGAACATCGAGGTGGACAGCTGGCTGCGGATCCCGTTCTACGACCTCGATTTCGGCGGCGGCCGGCCGTTCTTCTTCATGCCCAGCTATCTGCCGGTGGAAGGCCTGCTCATCCTCCTGCCGTCCTTCGTGGGAGACGGGAGCGTGGACGCCTACGTGCCGCTGTTCAGCCGCAACATGGACACCTTCAAGAAGTGCTGCTACTCCATGGACTAG
- the LOC133925185 gene encoding ervatamin-B-like, producing MAASSSFLALLLLTICCGLLTSSWATSSRTTQEDLLMDRFHCWMERHNRSYPTADEKLRRFEVYRRNVEHIEATNREGKLSYTLGENQFTDLTSEEFLATYTGRVVLPEVADDEDGGEMVITTLAGDVTEGGNAGHVNVSALPESIDWRKLGAVTPVKNQGQCGSCYAFAVVAAVEGLHQIKTGKLVTLSEQQLVDCASFGCSTGISTGTFTWIRKNGGITTEADYPYTGQKGTCDAAKLKHHAVTIRDYRALRNNERKLMETVAQQPVTVAIEASAAFQDYQGGVFSGPCGFVHNHIVTIVGYGKDAATGKKYWIVKNSYGQSWGMGGYILMEKDIADPRGLCNLAFYPVYPIM from the exons ATGgctgcttcttcctccttccttgctcttcttcttctaacGATATGCTGCGGCCTTCTCACGTCTTCCTGGGCAACGTCGTCTAGGACGACCCAAGAAGACCTGCTGATGGACAGGTTCCACTGCTGGATGGAGAGGCACAACCGGTCGTACCCGACCGCCGACGAGAAGTTGCGCCGCTTCGAGGTGTACCGCCGGAACGTGGAGCACATCGAGGCCACGAACCGGGAGGGGAAGCTCAGCTACACGCTCGGCGAGAACCAGTTCACCGACCTCACCAGCGAGGAGTTCCTGGCCACGTACACCGGCAGGGTTGTGCTGCCGGAGGTGGCCGATGACGAGGACGGAGGTGAGATGGTGATAACGACGCTTGCCGGGGATGTCACCGAGGGTGGTAACGCCGGGCACGTGAACGTATCGGCGTTGCCCGAGAGCATTGATTGGAGGAAGTTGGGTGCGGTCACGCCCGTAAAAAATCAGGGACAGTGCG GATCTTGCTATGCTTTCGCTGTAGTAGCAGCAGTGGAAGGCCTACACCAGATAAAGACCGGGAAGCTGGTGACTCTATCCGAGCAACAGCTCGTGGACTGTGCCAGTTTCGGCTGCTCGACGGGCATCTCCACCGGCACCTTCACATGGATCCGCAAGAACGGCGGTATCACGACGGAGGCCGACTACCCGTACACCGGCCAGAAGGGCACCTGCGACGCGGCCAAGCTCAAGCACCACGCCGTCACGATCCGCGACTACCGCGCCCTGCGCAACAACGAGCGGAAGCTAATGGAGACGGTGGCGCAGCAGCCGGTCACCGTTGCCATCGAGGCCAGCGCGGCCTTCCAGGACTACCAGGGCGGGGTGTTCTCCGGCCCCTGCGGGTTCGTGCACAACCACATCGTGACCATCGTCGGGTACGGGAAGGACGCCGCGACGGGGAAGAAGTATTGGATCGTGAAGAACTCGTACGGCCAGAGCTGGGGCATGGGCGGCTACATCCTGATGGAGAAGGATATCGCCGACCCGCGCGGCCTGTGTAACCTCGCATTCTACCCTGTTTATCCCATTATGTGA
- the LOC133923704 gene encoding beta-fructofuranosidase, insoluble isoenzyme 5-like, which produces MNGEQQYWHHGRTAYHFQPAKNWMNDPNGPLYHNGVYHLFYQYNPHGPLFDTGRLSWGHSVSGDLVNWAFLGTALDPTSPFDADGCWSGSVTVLSDGRPIILYTGRDSNRVQVQNVAFPKNPSDPLLREWHKPSCNPVIPQPADVTGNNFRDPTTAWLGHDGQWRFAVAAEVEGVGSTLIYRSADFVHWKRNATPLHTSPDVPVWECPDLFPVAKHGTEGLDTSANGPGVWHVLKLSKAADEDYYVVGRYDDETDTFVPGDGNDVRNWRRVDHGHLFGAKSFFDARKNRRVLWAWVNETDNQSDDVAKGWTGIQAFPRALWLDSDGKQLVQWPVEEIETLRRKRVVLLGAVVASGGLHEIAGIETRQADVEVVFEMPNLEEAETFDPNWLQDPQKLCAEKDASVQGGVGPFGLIVMASGDMQEQTTIFFRLFKHDDAYKVLMCTDLTRSSTKEEAYKPVYGGFVDVDVAKDKCISLRTLIDHSVIESFGGGGRTCITARVYPEHAATGSSHLYVFNNGSDVVKVSKLEAWELGTASVNVEDDGLVALQSPLVVPMSPNRRNHHVE; this is translated from the exons ATGAACGGAGAGCAGCAGTACTGGCACCATGGCAGAACTGCCTACCACTTCCAGCCTGCCAAGAACTGGATGAATG ATCCAAATG GCCCTTTGTACCACAACGGCGTGTACCACCTGTTCTACCAGTACAACCCGCACGGCCCGCTCTTCGACACCGGCAGGCTCTCCTGGGGTCACTCCGTCTCCGGCGACCTCGTAAACTGGGCCTTCCTCGGCACCGCGCTCGATCCGACGTCGCCGTTCGACGCCGACGGCTGCTGGTCAGGCTCGGTGACCGTCCTCTCCGACGGCCGCCCGATCATCCTCTACACCGGACGCGACTCTAACAGGGTGCAAGTGCAGAACGTGGCCTTTCCCAAGAACCCCTCGGACCCGCTCCTCCGCGAGTGGCACAAGCCCAGCTGCAACCCCGTCATCCCGCAGCCCGCGGACGTGACGGGCAACAACTTCCGCGACCCCACGACGGCGTGGCTCGGCCACGACGGCCAGTGGAGGTTCGCCGTGGCCGCCGAGGTAGAAGGCGTGGGCTCCACGCTCATATACCGCAGCGCGGACTTCGTTCACTGGAAGCGGAACGCCACGCCCCTGCACACGTCGCCGGACGTCCCCGTCTGGGAGTGCCCCGACCTGTTCCCCGTGGCGAAGCACGGCACGGAGGGGCTCGACACGTCGGCGAACGGCCCCGGGGTGTGGCACGTGCTCAAGCTCAGCAAGGCAGCAGACGAGGACTACTACGTGGTCGGGCGGTACGACGACGAGACCGACACCTTCGTGCCGGGGGACGGCAACGACGTGCGGAACTGGCGCCGGGTCGACCACGGGCACCTGTTCGGCGCCAAGTCGTTCTTCGACGCGCGCAAGAACCGGCGGGTGCTGTGGGCGTGGGTCAACGAGACGGACAACCAGTCGGACGACGTCGCCAAGGGATGGACCGGCATTCAG GCGTTTCCGAGAGCGTTGTGGCTGGATAGCGACGGGAAGCAGCTGGTGCAGTGGCCCGTCGAAGAGATCGAGACGCTGAGGAGGAAACGAGTTGTTCTGCTCGGCGCGGTGGTGGCTTCGGGCGGGCTGCACGAGATCGCCGGCATTGAGACCCGGCAGGCGGACGTGGAGGTGGTCTTCGAGATGCCGAACCTGGAGGAGGCCGAGACGTTCGACCCCAACTGGCTGCAAGATCCCCAGAAGTTGTGCGCAGAGAAGGACGCTTCTGTGCAGGGCGGCGTCGGGCCGTTCGGGCTGATCGTGATGGCGTCCGGCGACATGCAGGAGCAGACAACCATCTTCTTCAGGTTGTTCAAGCACGATGACGCGTACAAGGTTCTCATGTGCACCGACCTGACAAG GTCCTCTACAAAAGAAGAGGCGTACAAACCAGTTTATGGAGGATTTGTCGACGTGGACGTAGCGAAGGACAAGTGCATATCGCTGAGAACACTG ATCGATCACTCTGTCATCGAGAGCTTTGGAGGTGGGGGCCGGACGTGCATCACGGCTCGAGTGTACCCTGAACACGCAGCAACAGGCAGCAGCCACCTGTACGTGTTCAACAACGGATCTGACGTAGTGAAGGTGTCCAAGCTGGAGGCCTGGGAGCTCGGGACTGCATCCGTCAATGTCGAAGATGACGGTCTGGTTGCGTTGCAGTCGCCGCTGGTCGTTCCAATGTCTCCGAATAGACGCAACCATCATGTGGAGTGA